The window TCTGTAGAGCTTTCCCGAGCCGAATGCCACGGTCCATCACCAATGTCGGAGGGTCCGAGAACGTTCCGGGTACGTGAGCGTACGTCATCTTCGTCCAGAACTCTCCAACGCATCCAGCGACCATATAGGTGTATTGGTCAAGTTCTGCGAACTCCTGAAGCGCCATGATGCGTCCCGATGATTCATCGGGGAAAGTCCGCAAGTCGAACTCCATACCCTCGGTGATGATAGTGACGATCTCACGTACAGCCTCACGATCGGACTGTCCAAATTGAGAGAGAACTACGAGGGCGGGTCCGAGGGACTCGAGCAGAACTTTTTCGTCGGAGTCCATTTGCTGACTGGCCACTTCCGCCCGGATCACAGTCAACGCGTCACTATCGGGAAACCCGTTCACCTGACTGCGAAACGACAGGAGTAGTTCCATTCGCTTCTCCGGCGATATCAGGGACGTATCTGCGATCGTATCCGCAGCGCGGGCCAAGAGATATGCAAGGCCAACCGGATCGCGCATCCCAGCAGGAAGCACGCTTAAAGTGAGGTAAAAGGAGCGGGAGACACTCTTCAGAAGAGGGCC is drawn from Edaphobacter lichenicola and contains these coding sequences:
- a CDS encoding phytoene/squalene synthase family protein, whose protein sequence is MSNPTRAELLGPLLKSVSRSFYLTLSVLPAGMRDPVGLAYLLARAADTIADTSLISPEKRMELLLSFRSQVNGFPDSDALTVIRAEVASQQMDSDEKVLLESLGPALVVLSQFGQSDREAVREIVTIITEGMEFDLRTFPDESSGRIMALQEFAELDQYTYMVAGCVGEFWTKMTYAHVPGTFSDPPTLVMDRGIRLGKALQMTNVLRDCGKDLRIGRCYLPATILTRWDLTPQDLLSPDLSLRARPVLFELVRKALDHYRAGIEYTLSLPSLSIRLRLACLWPILIGLETVSLLVNNDRWLDPAKVSKIRRGDVYRILALSVPMVASDRLLRMWAERLIAKIEARMND